Within the Opitutaceae bacterium TAV5 genome, the region TCACACTGTCGCCCGCGGCGATCTTGATGAAGTTCTTGCGCAGCTTGCCCGAAATATGGGCCAGGACCACGTGGCCGTTGGCCAGTTCCACCTTGAACATCGTGCCGGGGAGGACAGCCACGATCTTGCCTTCAACTTCAATCGATTTGCCGTCAGACATACAGGTTGGCCATATGGCCGCGAATAAGAGTTTCGATCATGCGCAGTTAAGCTGGAAAAGGTACATGTAAGCCATACCTTCACGCCTCCGGTCAAGAACTTACTCGGATATCGACCCG harbors:
- a CDS encoding translation initiation factor IF-1, producing MSDGKSIEVEGKIVAVLPGTMFKVELANGHVVLAHISGKLRKNFIKIAAGDSVKMEMSPYDLEKARITYRMRDTPPPGYRQQQGPRRRR